One genomic region from Chlamydia poikilotherma encodes:
- a CDS encoding FliA/WhiG family RNA polymerase sigma factor, with protein MKTQNTQNVSEIWELYWENRAIEHRDTLIDFYLHLVKCVVHRLISGMPSHVKTEDLYASGVEGLVRAVERFDPEKSRRFEGYALFLIKAAIIDDLRKQDWVPRSVHQRANKLSDAMDTLRQSLGREPTDGDLCEYFQISQQELSGWFVSARPALIISLNEERPSLSDGEPGVALEERIPDERAETGYDIVDKKEFSSFLANAIEGLEEKERKVMALYYYEELVLKEIGKILGVSESRVSQIHSKALIKLRVALSAFL; from the coding sequence GTGAAAACACAAAATACGCAAAACGTTTCTGAGATTTGGGAATTATATTGGGAGAATCGAGCGATTGAGCATCGAGATACTCTGATTGATTTTTATTTACATTTAGTCAAATGCGTGGTTCATCGTTTGATTTCAGGTATGCCTTCCCATGTAAAAACTGAAGACCTATATGCTTCCGGAGTTGAGGGATTAGTACGCGCTGTGGAGCGTTTTGATCCAGAGAAAAGTCGTCGTTTTGAAGGATACGCCCTATTTTTAATAAAAGCTGCGATTATTGATGATTTAAGAAAACAGGATTGGGTTCCTAGAAGCGTTCATCAAAGGGCAAATAAGCTTTCAGATGCAATGGATACTCTAAGACAGTCTCTAGGAAGAGAGCCCACTGACGGAGATCTTTGTGAGTATTTCCAAATTTCCCAACAAGAACTTTCTGGTTGGTTCGTTTCAGCGCGTCCTGCATTGATTATCTCTTTGAATGAGGAAAGACCTTCGCTATCCGATGGGGAACCTGGAGTAGCTTTAGAAGAGCGTATTCCTGATGAACGAGCGGAAACAGGATACGATATCGTCGATAAGAAAGAATTCTCTTCGTTTTTAGCAAATGCTATAGAGGGACTAGAAGAGAAGGAACGAAAGGTCATGGCCCTATATTATTACGAAGAGCTAGTTCTTAAGGAGATTGGAAAAATCTTAGGGGTTAGCGAATCGCGTGTGTCCCAAATTCATTCCAAAGCACTTATTAAACTTCGAGTAGCTTTGTCAGCCTTCCTTTAA
- the tyrS gene encoding tyrosine--tRNA ligase, with translation MRDFIRHLRDRGILEDFSSGLDSVTSPTSAYLGFDPTAASLHIGHWIGICFLRRMANFGITPVALVGSATGMIGDPSGKSIERTLLESNQVVHNSQKLSECLSHYLPGVQIVNNMDWFKNTTVIDFLRDVGKHFRLGTMLSKDTIKQRIQSEEGISYTEFSYILLQSYDFAYLFEKHGISLQCGGSDQWGNITSGIDYIRRRGLGQAHGLTYPLLTNSQGKKIGKTESGTIWLDPTLTSPYELYQYFLRLPDSEIPKIARTLTLLSNQEIFDLDQEFLSDPIAVKKFVAETIVASIHGEDRLKEAEAVTQSMHPGKVSLVSEKDFQDLISMGQGVSLERLQTIGKRWVDLFVEVGFCNSKGEARRLIEQKGLYVNRDAIADEQSVFEDSQLCYNQYVLLAQGKKKKLVLRLI, from the coding sequence ATGCGGGATTTCATAAGACATTTGAGGGATCGAGGAATTCTAGAAGATTTTTCCTCTGGATTAGACAGTGTAACCTCTCCTACTTCCGCATATCTTGGATTTGATCCCACAGCAGCCTCTCTTCACATTGGACATTGGATAGGGATATGCTTTCTACGTAGAATGGCAAATTTTGGTATCACTCCTGTGGCCTTAGTAGGCTCTGCTACAGGGATGATAGGAGATCCTTCTGGGAAAAGTATAGAGCGTACCCTATTGGAAAGTAATCAGGTAGTGCATAACAGTCAGAAGCTTTCTGAATGTCTCTCTCATTATTTGCCTGGAGTGCAAATAGTGAATAATATGGATTGGTTTAAAAATACTACAGTCATTGATTTTCTTCGAGATGTAGGGAAGCATTTTAGATTGGGAACAATGTTGAGCAAGGATACAATTAAACAGCGTATCCAATCTGAAGAGGGCATTAGCTATACTGAATTTAGTTATATACTCTTGCAATCGTATGATTTCGCCTACTTGTTTGAAAAGCATGGTATATCCTTGCAGTGCGGGGGAAGCGATCAATGGGGAAATATTACCTCTGGAATTGATTATATTCGTCGTAGAGGATTAGGACAAGCCCACGGCTTGACTTATCCGTTATTAACAAATAGCCAGGGTAAGAAGATCGGAAAGACTGAGTCGGGAACTATTTGGTTAGATCCTACTCTAACATCTCCCTATGAGCTATACCAGTACTTTCTAAGATTGCCAGATTCAGAGATCCCTAAAATAGCACGTACTCTAACTTTATTGAGTAATCAGGAAATTTTTGATCTAGATCAGGAATTTCTTTCGGATCCTATCGCTGTGAAAAAGTTTGTTGCCGAAACTATAGTAGCTTCTATACATGGTGAAGATAGACTCAAGGAGGCCGAAGCAGTTACTCAAAGTATGCATCCTGGTAAGGTATCTTTAGTTTCTGAAAAAGATTTCCAAGATCTTATTTCTATGGGACAGGGAGTGTCTTTAGAGAGATTACAGACTATTGGCAAACGATGGGTAGATCTCTTTGTTGAAGTAGGATTTTGCAACTCTAAGGGAGAAGCTAGAAGATTGATCGAACAAAAAGGTCTCTATGTAAATAGAGACGCTATAGCGGATGAGCAAAGTGTGTTTGAAGACTCTCAATTGTGTTACAATCAATATGTTTTATTAGCACAGGGAAAAAAGAAAAAATTAGTTTTGCGTCTAATTTAA
- the gnd gene encoding decarboxylating NADP(+)-dependent phosphogluconate dehydrogenase: MAEQADIGLIGLAVMGKNLVLNMIDHGFSVSVYNRSPEKTQKFLQENSQSTNLQGHENLEAFVCSLKRPRKIMLMIKAGSPVDESIESLLPYLEAGDIIIDGGNSYYKDSERRCRDLKEKGILFIGMGISGGEEGARYGPSIMPGGNSDAWPAIAPIFQGISAKVSGNPCCCWVGPGGAGHYVKTVHNGIEYGDIQLICEAYGLLRTRLGISPESVSAIFSEWNSRELESYLMRISVEVLSLKDSDGSPVIDTILDVAGQKGTGRWTAMDAIDSGVPLSLIIESVLARFLSSWKTVRDQAAKELPGIPIVFEKPKDPHLFIEDVFQALYASKIISYAQGFMLLKQASEEHQWNLNLGELALLWRGGCIIQSVFLDAIHKGFENEPEAPSLILQTYFKSTLQNSESGWRRTIAYAIGSGYPVPCLAAALTFYDGYRTKDSSIALAQGLRDYFGAHSYERKDRPRGEFYHTDWIGTKTTTLVK, encoded by the coding sequence GTGGCAGAGCAAGCAGATATTGGGCTAATTGGTTTAGCTGTTATGGGGAAAAACCTTGTATTAAACATGATAGATCATGGTTTTTCTGTTTCTGTCTACAATCGGAGTCCAGAGAAAACTCAAAAGTTTCTTCAGGAGAATTCTCAAAGCACAAACCTTCAGGGGCATGAAAATTTAGAAGCTTTTGTTTGTTCTTTAAAACGTCCTAGAAAAATCATGCTTATGATCAAAGCAGGAAGCCCTGTAGATGAAAGTATTGAATCATTATTACCTTATCTTGAAGCCGGAGATATTATTATTGATGGAGGAAATAGCTACTATAAAGATTCAGAAAGACGATGCCGGGACCTTAAGGAAAAAGGCATTCTTTTTATAGGCATGGGGATTTCCGGAGGTGAGGAGGGAGCTAGGTACGGCCCTTCTATTATGCCTGGAGGCAATAGTGATGCTTGGCCAGCTATAGCGCCTATTTTTCAAGGTATTTCTGCTAAAGTTAGCGGTAACCCCTGTTGTTGTTGGGTTGGACCTGGAGGGGCAGGACATTATGTAAAAACTGTACATAATGGCATTGAATATGGAGATATCCAATTAATTTGCGAAGCTTATGGGTTGCTAAGAACACGTTTAGGTATATCTCCTGAGTCTGTATCAGCAATTTTTTCTGAATGGAATAGTCGGGAATTAGAAAGCTACCTTATGAGAATTTCCGTAGAGGTACTTTCTTTAAAAGATTCTGACGGCTCTCCAGTTATTGATACAATTTTAGATGTTGCAGGGCAAAAAGGTACGGGCCGATGGACTGCAATGGATGCTATTGATTCTGGGGTTCCTCTTTCTTTGATTATTGAATCTGTATTAGCACGCTTTCTTTCCTCATGGAAAACTGTTCGAGATCAGGCAGCAAAAGAGCTTCCTGGTATTCCTATAGTTTTTGAAAAACCTAAAGATCCTCATCTTTTTATCGAAGATGTATTCCAGGCGCTATATGCTTCAAAAATCATTAGCTATGCTCAGGGATTCATGCTGTTAAAACAAGCGTCAGAAGAGCATCAATGGAACCTGAATTTGGGAGAGTTAGCTTTATTGTGGAGAGGAGGATGTATTATCCAAAGCGTATTTTTAGACGCTATCCACAAAGGTTTTGAAAACGAACCCGAAGCACCTTCACTAATTTTACAAACTTATTTCAAATCCACATTGCAAAACTCTGAATCCGGATGGCGTAGAACGATTGCTTATGCAATTGGCTCAGGATATCCTGTACCTTGTTTAGCAGCTGCTTTGACATTCTATGATGGTTACCGAACAAAAGATTCCTCAATAGCCTTAGCTCAAGGATTGCGAGATTATTTCGGAGCGCACTCGTATGAACGTAAGGATAGGCCTCGAGGAGAATTCTACCACACAGATTGGATAGGCACTAAGACTACAACGCTTGTAAAATAA
- the lepA gene encoding translation elongation factor 4: MKEYKLENIRNFSIIAHIDHGKSTIADRLLESTSTVEQREMREQLLDSMDLERERGITIKAHPVTMYYEYNGEVYQLNLIDTPGHVDFSYEVSRSLAACEGALLIVDAAQGVQAQSLANVYLALERDLEIIPILNKIDLPAANPERIRKQIEDYIGLDTTHAIACSAKTGEGISEILEAIIELIPPPKLPKETELKALIFDSHYDPYVGIMVYVRVISGEIKKGDRITFMATKGSAFEVLGVGAFLPEATLIEGSLRAGQVGYFIANLKKVKDVKIGDTVTTVKHPAKVPLDGFKEINPVVFAGIYPIDSSDFDTLKDALGRLQLNDSALTIEQESSHSLGFGFRCGFLGLLHLEIIFERIIREFDLDIIATAPSVIYKVILKNGKTLLIDNPTAYPDPSIIEHLEEPWVHVNIITPQEYLSSIMNLCLDKRGVCLKTEMLDQHRLVLSYDLPLNEIVSDFNDKLKSVTKGYGSFDYRLGDYRKGSIIKLEILINDEPVDAFSCLVHRDKAEARGRSICEKLVDVIPQQLFKIPIQAAINKKVIARETIRALSKNVTAKCYGGDITRKRKLWEKQKKGKKRMKEFGKVSIPNTAFIEVLKID, translated from the coding sequence TTGAAAGAGTATAAATTAGAAAATATTCGAAATTTTTCTATTATTGCGCATATTGATCACGGAAAATCTACAATTGCTGATCGCTTACTTGAAAGTACGAGCACAGTTGAGCAAAGAGAGATGCGTGAGCAGCTCCTTGATTCTATGGATCTTGAAAGGGAACGTGGCATCACTATTAAAGCCCACCCCGTAACTATGTATTATGAATACAATGGCGAAGTTTATCAGCTTAATCTCATAGATACCCCCGGCCACGTGGATTTTTCTTATGAAGTATCACGATCTTTAGCTGCTTGTGAAGGAGCCCTACTCATTGTTGACGCAGCTCAAGGTGTGCAAGCTCAGAGTTTAGCCAATGTTTATCTAGCATTAGAGCGTGATTTAGAGATCATTCCTATTTTAAATAAGATTGATTTGCCTGCTGCTAATCCTGAACGAATTCGGAAACAAATCGAAGATTACATAGGATTAGACACTACCCATGCGATTGCCTGTTCAGCAAAAACTGGAGAAGGAATTTCAGAAATTCTTGAGGCAATAATTGAACTAATTCCTCCTCCAAAACTTCCTAAAGAAACCGAACTAAAGGCTTTAATTTTTGACTCTCATTACGATCCTTATGTAGGGATCATGGTCTATGTTCGTGTTATCAGCGGAGAAATTAAAAAAGGTGATCGTATAACCTTTATGGCAACAAAAGGTTCAGCTTTTGAAGTTTTAGGTGTTGGAGCCTTCCTTCCCGAAGCCACTTTAATTGAAGGGTCACTAAGAGCAGGTCAGGTAGGCTATTTCATTGCTAATTTGAAAAAAGTAAAAGATGTGAAAATCGGTGATACTGTCACTACAGTAAAACATCCAGCAAAAGTACCTTTGGACGGGTTCAAAGAAATTAATCCTGTAGTTTTTGCTGGAATTTATCCTATTGATTCATCAGATTTTGACACTTTAAAAGATGCTTTAGGCCGTTTACAGCTTAATGATTCTGCTTTAACTATAGAGCAAGAGAGTAGCCATTCTCTAGGTTTTGGCTTTCGCTGTGGATTTTTAGGCTTGCTGCATCTAGAGATTATTTTTGAAAGAATTATTAGAGAATTTGACCTTGATATTATTGCTACAGCACCCAGCGTCATCTATAAGGTCATCTTAAAAAACGGAAAAACACTATTAATAGATAACCCTACAGCCTATCCTGATCCTTCAATTATTGAGCATTTGGAAGAACCTTGGGTACATGTAAACATCATCACTCCTCAAGAATACCTAAGTAGCATTATGAATCTGTGTTTAGATAAGCGCGGTGTATGCCTAAAGACAGAAATGTTAGATCAACATAGGTTAGTCCTTTCTTATGATCTACCTTTAAATGAAATCGTCTCTGATTTTAATGATAAATTAAAATCTGTAACCAAAGGTTATGGATCTTTTGATTACCGTTTAGGAGATTACCGCAAGGGATCAATTATAAAGCTTGAAATCTTAATCAATGACGAACCTGTTGATGCCTTTTCGTGTCTAGTACACAGAGATAAAGCAGAGGCTCGCGGAAGAAGTATTTGTGAAAAGCTTGTTGATGTAATCCCACAGCAACTATTTAAAATTCCTATTCAAGCTGCTATCAATAAAAAAGTAATCGCTCGGGAAACAATTCGTGCTCTTTCAAAAAATGTCACAGCAAAGTGTTATGGCGGGGATATTACGAGAAAACGCAAGCTCTGGGAAAAACAGAAGAAGGGTAAAAAGCGTATGAAAGAGTTTGGGAAAGTTTCTATTCCGAATACTGCTTTTATTGAAGTTCTTAAAATAGACTAG
- a CDS encoding DUF1389 domain-containing protein, whose translation MRSSNLFVLQTLPKQEVVCRYMQSKRPTIFQIIVLVVSSILCIVSGLIFLSTLPSSMNLTVSLLLGGLGWCILSFVTAQLIIKHSQPKNIQIPLGFRQVIKSKFPKVFFDLVTTQDLDIMRFRELVTSISNFRGYPDSSVKNNLDKLSSQLRNAIEAFSVKDLDREIKNQEILNLDDLFVEHCPLYWMKRFIELGDDEVLNENEIRRSWDHSGAYWFSELGLIHESSDNNLKPQTIFNLHLYGLVQEIDESEYSCLMYHVKNNTWNHQDVAMIVDRLLIVCQGDYSRYISEKDKDKTSTELRVEFTEEDVKSLLLCMCLHGLSWRQLELIRSTPISSWQFLSWIDRSTPKRGMRILAGCFLKDFINESNPNYESGIALSTYSEYRNVTQYRRYRNQKDANALSNICCYFSHRMRFHKKKIEADLHLKNIMNFHRYVVDVRTGIRTRISENI comes from the coding sequence ATGAGATCTTCGAATCTTTTTGTTCTCCAAACACTTCCAAAACAAGAAGTGGTTTGTCGATACATGCAATCGAAGAGACCGACAATATTTCAAATAATTGTACTCGTTGTTTCGAGTATTTTATGTATTGTTTCAGGTCTGATTTTTTTATCAACTTTACCCTCATCAATGAATCTTACTGTTTCTTTACTCCTCGGTGGTTTAGGTTGGTGTATTCTATCTTTTGTCACCGCGCAGCTTATAATTAAGCATTCGCAACCAAAAAACATCCAAATTCCTTTAGGGTTTCGCCAGGTGATTAAATCAAAATTCCCTAAGGTTTTTTTTGATTTAGTAACCACTCAGGACTTAGATATTATGAGATTTAGAGAGTTAGTAACTTCTATTTCTAATTTCAGAGGGTATCCAGACTCATCAGTTAAGAATAATTTGGATAAACTTTCTTCACAGTTAAGAAATGCTATAGAAGCTTTTAGTGTTAAGGATTTAGATAGAGAAATCAAGAATCAGGAGATTCTTAACTTGGATGACTTATTTGTAGAACATTGCCCTCTATATTGGATGAAACGTTTTATAGAGTTAGGTGATGATGAAGTGTTAAATGAAAATGAAATAAGACGCAGCTGGGACCATTCTGGAGCCTATTGGTTTTCTGAATTAGGCTTGATTCATGAGTCTTCTGATAATAATTTAAAACCACAAACAATTTTTAACCTTCATTTGTATGGACTTGTTCAAGAAATAGACGAATCAGAATACTCGTGTTTGATGTATCATGTTAAAAATAATACTTGGAATCATCAAGATGTAGCAATGATAGTTGATAGATTATTGATTGTTTGCCAGGGAGATTATAGCAGATATATTAGTGAAAAAGATAAAGATAAGACATCTACAGAGCTTCGTGTAGAATTTACAGAAGAAGACGTAAAAAGCCTTCTTTTATGTATGTGTCTACACGGGTTGTCTTGGAGGCAATTAGAACTCATTCGATCGACACCAATTTCTTCTTGGCAATTTTTATCATGGATAGATAGATCTACTCCTAAGCGAGGTATGCGCATACTTGCTGGATGTTTTCTGAAAGATTTTATTAACGAATCTAATCCTAATTATGAATCTGGTATTGCTCTATCAACTTATTCAGAATACAGAAATGTTACTCAATATAGAAGGTATAGAAATCAAAAAGATGCTAATGCCCTTAGCAATATTTGTTGCTATTTTAGTCATCGAATGAGGTTTCATAAGAAAAAAATAGAAGCAGATCTCCATTTAAAGAATATTATGAATTTTCATAGATACGTTGTTGATGTAAGAACTGGAATAAGAACTAGAATTTCTGAAAATATTTAA
- the npt1 gene encoding NTP/NDP exchange transporter Npt1 has translation MTQTAEKPFGKLRSFLWPIHMHELKKVLPMFLMFFCIAFNYTVLRDTKDTLIVTAPGSGAEAIPFIKLWLVVPCAVVFMLIYAKLSNILSKPALFYTIITPFLLFFALFPTVIYPFRHILHPTDFADKLQTILPQGLMGCVAMLRNWTFAAFYVLSELWGSVMLSLMFWGFANEITKISEAKRFYALFGVGANIALLASGRSIIWASKLRASAAGNTDPWGLSLYLLMSMVILSGGVIILCYWWMNKCVLTDPRFYDPKELNKAKKSKPKMSMKESFAYLARSPYMLLLALLVICYGICINLVEVTWKSQLKMQYPNANEYSQFMGNFSFWTGVVSVIVMLFIGGNVIRKFGWLTGALVTPVMVLLTGVLFFVLVIFRDQASGIVAMLGTSPLMLAVMVGAIQNILSKSTKYALFDATKEMAYIPLDQEQKVKGKAAIDVVAARFGKSGGSLIQQSLLVVCGSIGAMTPYLAVALFAIIAVWLVSATKLNKLFLIQSAIKEQELAGEEAAVASEAASSSPTIQGTPAVENASS, from the coding sequence ATGACACAAACAGCGGAAAAACCTTTTGGAAAATTGCGCTCCTTTCTTTGGCCAATACACATGCATGAGCTAAAAAAGGTGCTGCCAATGTTCCTAATGTTCTTCTGTATTGCGTTCAACTACACCGTATTGCGTGATACAAAAGACACTCTTATCGTAACGGCTCCCGGCTCTGGTGCAGAGGCTATACCCTTCATCAAATTGTGGCTTGTCGTTCCTTGCGCTGTTGTCTTTATGCTTATCTACGCCAAGCTAAGCAACATTTTAAGTAAACCAGCCCTCTTCTACACAATTATCACCCCATTTCTTTTATTCTTCGCCCTATTTCCAACAGTAATTTATCCGTTCCGCCACATTTTACATCCAACGGATTTCGCCGACAAATTACAAACTATCCTCCCTCAAGGATTGATGGGCTGTGTCGCGATGTTAAGAAATTGGACCTTTGCCGCATTTTACGTGCTTTCCGAGCTATGGGGAAGTGTTATGCTCTCCTTGATGTTCTGGGGTTTTGCTAATGAAATTACCAAAATCAGCGAAGCTAAGCGTTTTTACGCTTTATTCGGAGTAGGCGCCAATATCGCTTTACTAGCTTCTGGACGTTCTATTATCTGGGCTTCTAAGCTACGTGCTAGTGCTGCAGGAAATACAGATCCTTGGGGACTCTCTCTCTATCTCTTAATGAGTATGGTTATTCTTTCCGGTGGTGTTATTATCCTATGCTACTGGTGGATGAATAAGTGTGTTCTTACTGATCCTAGATTCTATGATCCTAAAGAATTAAACAAAGCTAAAAAATCCAAACCAAAGATGAGCATGAAGGAAAGCTTTGCCTATTTAGCAAGATCCCCTTACATGTTATTGTTAGCTCTCCTTGTTATTTGTTACGGGATTTGCATTAATCTCGTAGAAGTCACCTGGAAAAGCCAATTAAAGATGCAATACCCAAATGCTAACGAATATAGTCAATTTATGGGTAATTTCTCATTCTGGACCGGAGTCGTTTCTGTTATCGTAATGCTATTTATTGGCGGTAACGTTATCCGTAAATTTGGTTGGTTAACAGGAGCTCTTGTAACACCGGTTATGGTATTATTAACAGGCGTGCTTTTCTTTGTTCTAGTTATCTTTAGAGATCAGGCTTCAGGAATCGTAGCTATGTTAGGAACCTCACCATTAATGCTTGCTGTTATGGTGGGAGCTATCCAAAATATTCTATCTAAATCTACAAAGTATGCTCTATTTGACGCGACCAAAGAAATGGCTTACATTCCATTGGATCAAGAACAAAAAGTTAAAGGAAAGGCCGCTATTGACGTAGTTGCCGCTCGTTTCGGTAAATCCGGAGGTTCTTTAATTCAACAAAGTCTTCTAGTAGTTTGCGGAAGTATTGGAGCCATGACTCCTTACCTAGCAGTAGCCCTCTTTGCGATTATTGCTGTGTGGTTAGTCTCGGCAACAAAACTTAATAAGCTGTTCTTAATTCAATCTGCTATCAAAGAACAAGAACTTGCAGGAGAAGAGGCCGCTGTTGCTTCTGAAGCCGCTAGTTCTTCGCCAACGATTCAGGGAACACCAGCTGTTGAGAATGCTTCTTCATAA